The Chryseobacterium nakagawai genome has a segment encoding these proteins:
- the porX gene encoding T9SS response regulator signal transducer PorX, with protein MSEKILWIDDEIDLLKPHIVFLEKKGYQVTPVNNVNEALELMDSEKFALTLIDENMPGISGLEAIPMIKEKDNSLKIVMVTKSEEEHIMEEAIGSQIADYILKPVNPNQILLSLKKNLQQDNLVEQKTILQYQQEFRNLSMELSYLRTYQDWAEYYKKILSWEIKFDKVADNEFADLLQSQKEEANIQFAKFIEKNYADWLTDSDKPLMSHTLFKEKVKPEVEKEKVLLLMVDNLRYDQWKVVEPLFTKYYNKISEDYYYSILPTATQYARNSFFAGLMPSEIEKRFPDKWFNDNEEGNKNEFERDFLEDQMKRIGLGSKSMKYLKVLNADFERKIYDDFNQHKNNDLLVIVYNFIDILSHAKTDNHIVDQLIRDDKTFRSLTLNWFENSSLLKIIKTAAENGYKLVITTDHGTVYVKKPSKVVGDRETSTNIRYKTGKSLTYDDSDVWAITNPEKLFLPKGNLSSKYIFAKNNIFLAYPKNYNHFVNYYKETYQHGGISLEECIIPISILEPK; from the coding sequence ATGTCAGAAAAGATATTATGGATCGATGATGAAATAGATTTACTTAAACCTCATATCGTATTTTTAGAAAAGAAAGGTTATCAGGTAACCCCTGTTAACAATGTAAATGAGGCTTTGGAACTAATGGATTCAGAGAAATTTGCCCTAACACTCATTGATGAGAATATGCCTGGTATTTCCGGGTTGGAAGCAATTCCTATGATTAAGGAAAAAGACAACTCCTTAAAAATAGTAATGGTCACCAAAAGTGAAGAGGAACACATCATGGAAGAGGCTATCGGTTCCCAAATTGCAGATTATATCCTAAAACCTGTCAATCCTAACCAGATATTACTTTCATTAAAAAAGAATCTTCAGCAGGATAATCTTGTAGAACAAAAAACTATCTTACAATATCAACAGGAATTCAGAAACCTTTCTATGGAACTTTCTTACTTAAGAACCTACCAGGACTGGGCTGAATATTATAAAAAGATCCTAAGCTGGGAAATCAAGTTTGATAAAGTGGCAGATAATGAATTTGCAGATCTATTACAATCTCAAAAGGAAGAAGCTAATATTCAGTTTGCCAAGTTTATTGAAAAAAATTATGCAGACTGGCTTACTGATTCTGACAAACCCCTGATGAGCCATACCCTTTTTAAGGAAAAAGTAAAGCCTGAGGTTGAAAAAGAGAAAGTTCTTTTATTAATGGTTGATAACCTTCGTTACGATCAATGGAAAGTCGTTGAGCCTTTATTTACAAAATATTACAATAAAATTTCGGAAGATTATTATTATAGTATCCTTCCAACTGCTACACAGTATGCAAGAAACTCTTTCTTTGCAGGTTTGATGCCATCGGAAATTGAAAAACGTTTCCCTGATAAATGGTTTAATGATAATGAAGAAGGAAACAAAAATGAATTTGAACGTGACTTTCTGGAGGATCAAATGAAAAGAATAGGTCTTGGATCCAAGTCTATGAAATACCTTAAGGTATTGAACGCTGATTTTGAAAGAAAGATCTACGATGATTTCAATCAGCATAAGAACAATGATCTTTTGGTGATTGTTTATAACTTTATTGATATTCTTTCTCACGCTAAGACCGATAATCATATTGTAGACCAGCTTATCCGTGATGATAAAACTTTCCGCTCTTTAACGCTTAATTGGTTTGAAAACTCTTCTTTATTGAAGATTATTAAAACAGCAGCTGAAAACGGTTATAAATTAGTGATTACCACTGACCATGGAACGGTTTATGTTAAAAAGCCAAGCAAAGTAGTGGGTGACAGAGAAACCTCTACTAATATCCGATATAAAACCGGTAAAAGTTTAACGTATGATGACAGTGATGTTTGGGCAATTACCAATCCTGAAAAGCTTTTCCTTCCAAAAGGAAATTTAAGTTCAAAATATATTTTTGCTAAAAACAATATATTCCTTGCTTATCCTAAGAACTACAATCATTTTGTAAATTACTATAAAGAAACCTACCAACATGGTGGAATCTCATTGGAAGAATGTATCATTCCTATCAGCATTTTAGAACCCAAGTAG
- a CDS encoding YciI family protein, which produces MFIISLTYKVPIENVERYIPEHNSFLQKHYDLGFFIASGRKEPRTGGIIICKAASKNEIERIIKDDPFNIHQIADYDITEFIPSKYNENFKIFIED; this is translated from the coding sequence ATGTTCATTATTTCACTTACGTATAAAGTACCTATTGAAAATGTGGAGCGCTATATCCCGGAACATAATTCCTTTCTTCAAAAACATTATGACTTAGGTTTTTTTATTGCTTCGGGAAGAAAAGAGCCAAGAACCGGGGGAATTATTATATGCAAAGCTGCTTCTAAAAATGAGATTGAACGGATCATCAAAGATGATCCGTTCAATATCCATCAAATAGCGGATTATGACATTACCGAATTTATTCCCTCGAAATACAACGAAAATTTTAAAATATTTATAGAAGACTAA
- a CDS encoding exodeoxyribonuclease III, which yields MKLITYNVNGIRAAFTKDFLGWLTTADPDVICIQESKAGNDQIDIESLEKLGYHSYWHSAVRKGYSGVGIASKVKPNHVEYGCGIESYDNEGRVIRADFDGFSAISVYVPSASNIERLDFKMQFCHDFLTYIKNLKKEIPNLIISGDFNICHEAIDIHNPVGLKNVSGFLPMEREWMTDFINECELIDSFRFFNNEPDNYTWWSYRQNSRERNKGWRLDYNFTSYSLKDKLTRAVILKEAVHSDHCPALLELSI from the coding sequence ATGAAATTAATTACATACAATGTCAATGGAATCAGAGCGGCATTTACAAAAGATTTTCTGGGTTGGCTTACAACTGCTGATCCGGATGTGATCTGTATTCAGGAGAGTAAAGCCGGAAACGACCAGATCGACATCGAAAGCCTTGAAAAATTAGGATATCACAGTTATTGGCATTCAGCCGTACGAAAAGGCTATAGTGGGGTCGGAATTGCCTCAAAAGTAAAGCCAAATCATGTAGAGTATGGTTGTGGTATTGAAAGTTACGATAATGAAGGGAGAGTTATCCGTGCTGATTTTGATGGTTTCTCTGCCATTTCAGTATATGTACCTTCTGCATCAAATATTGAAAGACTTGATTTCAAAATGCAGTTCTGCCATGATTTTCTTACTTATATCAAAAACCTGAAAAAGGAGATTCCCAATCTTATTATATCAGGAGATTTTAATATCTGCCACGAGGCGATTGATATTCACAATCCTGTTGGCTTAAAAAACGTTTCAGGATTTCTTCCTATGGAAAGAGAGTGGATGACCGATTTCATCAATGAATGTGAATTGATTGACAGTTTCAGATTTTTCAACAATGAGCCTGACAATTATACATGGTGGAGCTACAGACAAAATTCCAGGGAAAGAAACAAAGGCTGGAGATTGGATTATAACTTCACTTCTTACAGCTTAAAGGATAAACTTACCAGAGCTGTTATTTTAAAGGAAGCAGTTCACTCTGACCACTGTCCTGCCTTACTGGAATTGAGTATTTAA
- a CDS encoding S41 family peptidase produces MRKRFLFIFLFLSLHFSAQVLSENQKLESLCRVWGFLKYYHPHVAKGNLNWDQQLFKKINELEGINNKEALNDVYSRWIESLGKVNECTECLQETDKTYFLKNFDLNWIDNSNIFTRATSQKLHYIENNRGIGNNHYLGKGGRKIFFRNENSYGSKFSSKQISLLELFRYWNYVEYFFPYKYETDQNWNDVLTEMIPKFLNINNDQDYQLTLAELVTKTDDSHAFLFSPLISLHLYGNRKLPVEYSYAEGKLVITKINDTRFHERTPFNIGDVIYDINGKTIPQMVNSLGKYIPASNSWGKVNKVKSKLLFSNSDSLSVKLERNGQNMEIIAKTYFVKDIIIKKVPESQKWKFLDDEKKIGYVHMGILAKDDVSEMYRNLKSAESIIFDLRNYPKLTIIPLSELLLPQSTTYYQFNFPETNYPGKFYSRKNNIGRKNPDYYKGNVIVLVDENTQSQAETTTMMFKQHPKSKVIGSNTSGANGDIIKFKIADLDTCFTGLGAYYPDGRETQRIGIIPDILVKPTAEGLKNSKDEVLERALLYIKNKN; encoded by the coding sequence ATGAGAAAACGTTTTCTTTTCATTTTTTTATTTTTAAGTCTTCATTTTTCCGCACAGGTTTTATCTGAAAATCAAAAACTGGAATCCCTTTGCAGGGTTTGGGGATTTCTAAAATATTATCACCCTCACGTAGCAAAAGGAAATCTGAATTGGGATCAGCAACTTTTCAAAAAAATTAATGAACTTGAAGGAATTAATAATAAAGAAGCATTAAATGATGTATATTCTCGTTGGATTGAAAGCCTGGGAAAGGTTAATGAGTGTACAGAATGTCTGCAGGAAACTGATAAAACGTATTTCCTAAAAAACTTTGATTTGAATTGGATAGACAATTCAAATATATTTACCCGGGCCACGTCTCAAAAACTTCATTATATTGAAAACAACCGCGGCATCGGCAACAATCATTATTTAGGAAAAGGAGGACGAAAAATATTTTTCAGAAATGAAAATTCTTATGGATCAAAATTCTCTTCCAAACAGATCAGTTTATTAGAATTGTTCAGATATTGGAATTACGTGGAGTATTTTTTTCCTTATAAATATGAAACGGATCAAAACTGGAATGATGTTCTTACTGAAATGATTCCAAAATTTCTCAATATTAATAATGATCAGGATTATCAATTGACTTTAGCAGAATTGGTGACAAAGACTGATGACTCCCATGCTTTTCTCTTTTCCCCATTGATTAGTCTTCATCTATATGGAAACAGAAAACTTCCTGTAGAATATTCTTATGCAGAAGGGAAACTGGTTATTACAAAGATTAATGACACTCGATTTCATGAAAGAACACCATTCAATATCGGTGATGTTATTTATGATATAAATGGAAAAACAATTCCTCAAATGGTCAACAGCCTCGGAAAATACATTCCTGCCTCCAACTCCTGGGGAAAAGTAAATAAGGTAAAGAGTAAACTTCTTTTTAGTAATAGTGATTCACTTTCCGTCAAATTAGAAAGAAACGGGCAAAATATGGAGATAATTGCAAAGACTTATTTTGTTAAGGATATCATCATCAAAAAAGTTCCTGAATCTCAAAAATGGAAGTTCCTGGATGATGAAAAGAAAATCGGTTATGTCCATATGGGAATCCTTGCTAAAGATGATGTGAGTGAAATGTACAGAAACTTAAAATCTGCAGAATCAATTATTTTTGATCTTAGAAACTATCCTAAGCTTACCATTATTCCTTTAAGCGAATTGTTACTCCCCCAATCCACCACTTATTATCAGTTCAACTTCCCGGAAACAAATTATCCTGGTAAATTTTATAGCAGAAAGAACAATATTGGCCGCAAGAATCCCGATTATTATAAAGGAAATGTAATCGTTTTGGTAGACGAAAATACCCAAAGTCAGGCGGAGACTACCACGATGATGTTCAAGCAGCATCCTAAGTCCAAAGTGATCGGCAGCAATACTTCCGGTGCCAATGGAGATATTATTAAATTTAAAATTGCAGACTTGGATACTTGCTTTACCGGCCTTGGAGCCTACTACCCGGATGGTAGAGAAACCCAAAGGATCGGAATTATTCCGGATATCCTGGTAAAACCAACTGCAGAAGGACTCAAAAACAGTAAAGATGAAGTTTTGGAAAGGGCTTTGCTATATATAAAAAATAAGAATTAA
- a CDS encoding septal ring lytic transglycosylase RlpA family protein — MMKRFILVIIMMISTLGVYSFTSNALDAKKTSYASYYHDKFNGRKTASGEIFDNSKFTAANRTLPFGTNVKVTNLKNGKEVIVRINDRGPFHSSRSLDMSKAAFDEIGDINHGTIPVEYEIVD, encoded by the coding sequence ATGATGAAAAGATTCATTCTCGTAATCATAATGATGATTTCAACCTTAGGTGTTTACTCGTTTACAAGTAATGCCTTAGATGCGAAAAAAACAAGTTATGCATCGTACTACCACGATAAATTTAACGGTAGAAAAACTGCTAGCGGAGAAATCTTTGATAATTCAAAGTTTACTGCAGCAAACAGAACGCTTCCATTTGGAACAAATGTTAAGGTAACAAACCTTAAAAATGGGAAAGAGGTAATAGTGAGGATTAATGACAGAGGACCTTTCCATTCATCAAGATCTTTAGACATGTCTAAAGCAGCGTTCGATGAGATCGGAGATATCAACCATGGTACAATTCCGGTCGAATATGAAATTGTCGATTAA